From one Bacteroides eggerthii genomic stretch:
- a CDS encoding IS4 family transposase: MNQGKYIFAQLTDFLPRRVFDRLVEKYSGNKKIRTFTCWNQMLCMIFGQLTARDSMRDLMLSLEAHKNKYYHLGLGSTVTRTNLGKANRNRDYRIYEEFAYTLIAEARNSYYRNDFEVKVDGDVYAFDSSTIDLCLNVFWWAEFRKHKGGIKLHTLYDVKTSIPTIVLITNTKVHDVNMLDELNYEKESFYIMDKGYVDFTRLHKLHTSSAYFVTRAKDNMRFRRMYSHEVDKITGIKCDQIGMLETYKSLKAYPDKLRRVKYYDEELDREFVFITNNMGLSAEEIALLYKNRWQVELFFKWIKQHLRVKSFWGTTMNAVKTQVYCAIITYCLVAIVAYKLKINRPIYEILQILSFSLLDKNL; this comes from the coding sequence ATGAATCAAGGCAAATATATTTTCGCTCAACTTACAGATTTTCTTCCTCGTCGTGTCTTTGACCGCTTGGTAGAGAAGTATTCCGGGAATAAGAAAATCAGAACATTCACCTGTTGGAATCAGATGTTGTGCATGATCTTCGGACAACTGACCGCCCGGGACAGTATGCGTGACCTTATGCTTAGCCTTGAGGCGCACAAGAACAAGTACTATCACTTGGGACTCGGCTCAACAGTTACCCGTACCAATCTAGGGAAAGCAAACCGGAATAGGGATTATCGTATCTACGAAGAATTTGCCTATACCTTGATTGCAGAAGCCCGTAACAGCTACTACAGAAATGACTTTGAGGTGAAAGTTGACGGTGATGTTTATGCCTTTGATTCCTCCACCATAGACCTTTGCCTGAATGTTTTTTGGTGGGCAGAATTTAGGAAACACAAAGGAGGCATCAAACTTCATACATTGTATGATGTAAAGACCTCCATACCGACAATCGTACTGATAACCAACACCAAAGTACATGACGTAAACATGCTGGACGAGTTAAACTATGAAAAGGAAAGTTTCTATATCATGGATAAAGGATATGTTGACTTCACTCGTTTACATAAGCTTCACACCAGCAGTGCTTACTTCGTTACACGTGCAAAGGATAATATGAGATTCCGTAGAATGTATTCCCATGAGGTCGATAAAATAACCGGAATAAAATGTGACCAAATTGGAATGCTTGAAACGTATAAATCGCTCAAAGCATATCCGGACAAACTCCGACGGGTTAAATACTACGATGAAGAACTGGACAGAGAATTTGTGTTCATCACCAACAACATGGGACTCTCAGCAGAGGAAATAGCTTTGCTATACAAGAACCGTTGGCAGGTGGAACTATTTTTCAAATGGATAAAGCAACACCTGAGAGTAAAATCTTTTTGGGGGACCACGATGAATGCAGTCAAGACACAAGTGTACTGTGCCATCATAACATACTGTCTAGTTGCCATTGTCGCTTACAAATTGAAAATTAACCGTCCAATCTACGAAATTCTACAAATCTTGAGCTTCTCTCTACTGGATAAAAACCTGTAA
- a CDS encoding glycosyl hydrolase — protein MRNRIDKIFLSVWGLFMPLYALGDDYGTFYEKFIDPPKEYRPAPLYVWNTQVTAELINHTMEDLHEQGFGGVFVHPRPGLKNEYLSDEWFSLFQHTLNTGKKLGMNVWVYDENTFPSGFAGGHVNAEMPESYNQGGSIVLYQYNKLPENIDNLYLILKEEAGNYVDVTANFLSERKKNGKYYVYVKSFEPRVAWHGGYSYVDLLYPGVTQKFLEVTGKGYEKVASKDFGKYLPGWFTDEPHVGPPGGGIRWTPDLFDTFYKRWKYDLKSYLPSLSLDVGPWKQVRHDYYQTLLDLFIERWAKPYYEYCSERGLALTGHYWEHAWPEITYGPDNMAMYAWQHVPGIDMLMNQFDEDEPQAQFGNVRSVKEVRSVANQLGRERILCETYGASGWEERFEDFKRLGDWQTVLGVNFMNQHLSHLSLAGDRKYDCPPSFSEHSPWWRHYKNLNDHFSRLSVAMSVGEQINDILVIEPTTTIWMYYVTWASRPQLWNIGRSFQRFVTTLEKSQSEYDLGSEQVISDYGSICNHRFKVGQREYSTVVIPPLTENLNKRTFDLLKEFAKVGGKILAFAIPTLVDGCENREIVSFFQKNKSVIREKELTQEVVDKYLLPKDFRIVSNQGGNLFHHRRKMSDGEVVLLVNSDLNESSKGMVQLAGAGVVELNTFSGKVVDYPNSRSSENVKFDYELSPGGHLLVYVFEKKHHSYQSSPVTTQREYIMPVSPLKINPLADNVLVVDFCDLELADSVHKDIHIYEADQKVFKHFGFPEGNPWGTAIQYKKNIVERDINKHEGFKLTYHFQFDNLFNVSTADWKIVIERSNLYSIAINGIEVSNQTNEWWLDRDFCVLPLGKYICNGVNSLTLSIDSMNLDAEPAPIYVLGDFKLLSAEHGWKMVGLNNKIELGSWRVQGSPFYADAVTYEQSFQVPYCENMGYEVQLGKWNGTVSEVLVNGVSAGIIAFKPYTLDVSKLIRPGINQISVKVVGSNKNLFGPFHNESSIGFVTPNLYKGTVNYPAGKDYMQFDYGLYEPFLLLSKSK, from the coding sequence ATGAGAAATCGTATAGATAAAATCTTTCTGTCTGTTTGGGGGCTATTTATGCCTCTGTATGCTTTGGGAGATGACTATGGAACTTTTTATGAAAAGTTTATAGACCCTCCAAAAGAATATAGGCCTGCACCTCTATATGTATGGAATACACAAGTAACTGCTGAACTGATAAATCATACAATGGAAGATTTGCATGAACAAGGTTTTGGAGGCGTTTTTGTGCATCCTCGTCCTGGATTAAAAAACGAGTATTTATCGGATGAGTGGTTTTCTCTTTTTCAGCATACATTAAATACTGGTAAAAAATTGGGAATGAATGTATGGGTTTATGATGAAAATACCTTTCCTAGTGGTTTTGCTGGTGGACATGTAAATGCAGAAATGCCAGAAAGTTATAATCAAGGAGGGAGCATTGTATTGTATCAGTATAATAAACTTCCAGAAAATATAGATAATCTTTATTTAATTTTAAAAGAAGAAGCTGGAAATTATGTGGATGTGACAGCAAATTTTTTGTCAGAGCGTAAAAAAAATGGAAAATATTATGTTTATGTAAAAAGTTTTGAGCCTCGAGTTGCTTGGCATGGAGGATACTCTTATGTAGATTTACTTTATCCTGGTGTTACACAGAAGTTCTTGGAAGTGACAGGAAAAGGGTATGAGAAAGTTGCATCCAAAGACTTTGGAAAATATTTGCCTGGCTGGTTTACTGATGAACCTCATGTTGGTCCTCCGGGAGGAGGAATACGTTGGACTCCCGATTTGTTTGATACTTTCTACAAGCGTTGGAAATATGATTTGAAGTCATATCTGCCTTCTTTATCATTGGATGTAGGCCCCTGGAAGCAGGTTCGTCATGATTATTATCAAACCTTGTTAGACCTGTTCATAGAACGCTGGGCTAAACCGTATTATGAATATTGCAGTGAGCGCGGATTGGCTCTTACCGGACATTATTGGGAACATGCCTGGCCTGAGATTACGTATGGACCGGACAATATGGCAATGTATGCTTGGCAACATGTGCCTGGTATTGACATGTTGATGAACCAATTTGATGAAGATGAACCTCAGGCTCAATTTGGAAATGTACGCTCTGTAAAAGAAGTTCGCAGTGTGGCTAATCAATTGGGACGCGAACGAATACTTTGTGAGACTTATGGCGCTTCAGGTTGGGAAGAACGTTTTGAGGATTTTAAAAGATTGGGAGATTGGCAAACTGTGTTGGGAGTTAATTTTATGAATCAACATCTCTCGCATCTCAGTTTGGCGGGTGACCGTAAATATGATTGTCCTCCTTCTTTCTCGGAACATTCCCCATGGTGGCGTCATTATAAAAACTTGAATGATCATTTTTCTCGTTTATCTGTTGCGATGTCTGTAGGTGAACAAATAAATGATATTTTAGTAATAGAGCCGACTACAACAATTTGGATGTATTATGTGACTTGGGCAAGTCGCCCTCAGTTGTGGAATATAGGACGTAGTTTCCAGCGTTTTGTTACTACATTGGAAAAGTCACAGTCCGAGTATGATTTGGGGTCGGAACAGGTTATTAGTGATTATGGGAGCATTTGCAATCATCGTTTTAAGGTTGGGCAACGAGAATATTCAACAGTGGTAATTCCTCCTTTAACTGAAAATTTGAACAAGAGGACTTTTGACCTTTTAAAAGAATTTGCAAAAGTTGGGGGTAAAATATTGGCATTTGCAATACCGACATTGGTAGACGGTTGCGAAAATCGAGAAATTGTTTCTTTTTTTCAAAAGAATAAGTCTGTAATAAGAGAGAAAGAACTTACACAAGAAGTTGTTGATAAATATTTGCTTCCCAAAGATTTTCGTATTGTATCCAATCAAGGGGGCAATCTTTTTCATCATCGTCGTAAAATGTCGGATGGAGAAGTTGTGCTATTGGTAAATTCCGATTTGAATGAATCGTCTAAAGGTATGGTACAGCTTGCCGGAGCCGGAGTTGTTGAACTCAATACATTCTCTGGTAAAGTTGTTGATTACCCGAACAGTCGTTCATCTGAGAATGTAAAGTTTGATTATGAGCTATCACCCGGTGGACACTTATTGGTTTATGTATTTGAAAAGAAACATCACTCTTATCAATCTTCACCGGTAACCACGCAGCGTGAATATATAATGCCCGTTTCTCCTTTGAAAATAAATCCGTTGGCAGATAATGTGCTTGTGGTTGATTTTTGTGATTTGGAGTTGGCGGATAGTGTGCATAAGGATATTCATATTTATGAAGCCGATCAGAAAGTATTCAAGCATTTTGGCTTTCCGGAAGGTAATCCGTGGGGAACAGCCATACAGTATAAGAAAAATATAGTAGAGCGTGATATAAATAAACATGAAGGCTTTAAACTGACCTATCATTTCCAGTTTGACAATTTGTTTAATGTATCAACTGCCGATTGGAAGATAGTTATAGAGCGATCCAATCTCTATTCTATCGCTATAAATGGAATTGAAGTAAGTAACCAAACAAATGAATGGTGGCTTGATCGTGATTTTTGTGTATTGCCGCTTGGAAAATATATTTGTAACGGTGTCAATTCGCTTACTTTATCCATTGATTCAATGAATTTGGATGCAGAGCCAGCTCCTATCTATGTATTGGGAGACTTTAAACTACTCTCAGCTGAGCATGGTTGGAAAATGGTAGGTTTGAACAATAAAATAGAATTGGGTAGTTGGAGAGTACAAGGCAGTCCTTTTTATGCAGATGCGGTTACTTATGAACAAAGCTTTCAGGTGCCTTATTGTGAAAATATGGGTTATGAAGTTCAATTAGGCAAATGGAATGGAACGGTTTCTGAGGTATTGGTTAATGGCGTTTCTGCCGGTATTATAGCATTTAAACCTTATACATTGGACGTATCGAAATTGATTCGACCGGGAATCAATCAGATATCGGTTAAAGTTGTGGGAAGTAATAAGAATTTGTTCGGTCCTTTTCATAATGAATCCTCTATAGGCTTCGTGACTCCTAATTTGTATAAAGGAACAGTAAATTATCCGGCAGGTAAAGATTATATGCAATTTGATTATGGTTTGTATGAACCTTTTTTATTGTTAAGTAAATCTAAATGA
- a CDS encoding alpha-L-rhamnosidase C-terminal domain-containing protein, which yields MFRKEFNLEKQPKQAIGWILADSRYQLFVNGHRVQWGPAPHDPRWPEADPVDVTSLLKEGKNVIACQVLFYGMGEGTWAMGKPGLIMNLDVDGEKIVTDNTWKSFLADSWKPGQYKRSFLRTLQECFDANNFPYGWDTADFQENADWIPASESQASAAKPSICAGFAEYQWEIYGNQSTTDIRQRSIPMMKENNVSVDKLVETAWVTWKRPCEEYFDMLVPNAYEAEWADLAHKKSNDAWEVKDSLGKAAILTFDFKEQSVGWPYFTIDAPEGTIVELLVHEAHQPGGPVLLNSHFNAWSRFVCKEGINHFETFDFESLRWLQLHIRNNSRSVTVSNVGMRRRQYNFPVVPQIHMKDGKLQRLMDAAVNTLYNSAQETVVDGMARERQQYSGDGSHQLHALYQAFGESRLPKRFIHTFSQGMTLDGYFLDCWPAFDRLARIIERQMQLTDWGPILDHGVGFCFENYHYYQYTGDLDGLKESYPRLLRFFDYLKELRGNDKLLPVENIGIPSVWIDHQAFRQQKHKQCAFNLYVSAMCTRALLPLCNAFGDVNKSREVKEFGDSLLKETVAAFWSSDQKAFVDNLPWVSEDQGQTYYSDRTLALAILFDMCPNDDDTACVRLLADKNKIGVSYPCNAIWAMWALAKANRMDIILKDMRELWATMPSVTINNTIQEFWQTEPDSWSQWSHCAVGPLIILYQGIAGIRPLKPGYEECMISPQLGDLTDVELEVQTPAGGIHFKTEGKYGKRTLLLDIPAGIKAVLNLDSRENVKLKPLISNDSVKGKKQYELIGGKTYKLNLKYM from the coding sequence TTGTTTCGTAAAGAGTTTAATTTAGAAAAACAACCTAAACAAGCTATAGGTTGGATTTTAGCAGATAGTCGTTATCAACTTTTTGTAAATGGACATAGAGTTCAATGGGGACCTGCTCCTCATGATCCCCGTTGGCCTGAAGCAGATCCGGTTGATGTTACATCTTTATTGAAAGAAGGTAAAAATGTTATAGCCTGTCAAGTCCTATTTTATGGGATGGGCGAAGGCACATGGGCTATGGGAAAACCGGGACTTATTATGAATCTGGATGTTGATGGTGAAAAAATAGTAACCGATAACACTTGGAAAAGTTTCTTGGCTGATAGTTGGAAACCGGGACAGTATAAGAGAAGCTTCTTGAGAACATTGCAAGAGTGTTTTGACGCAAATAATTTCCCTTATGGTTGGGATACTGCTGATTTCCAGGAAAATGCAGATTGGATACCGGCGTCGGAATCACAAGCTTCAGCTGCTAAGCCATCGATTTGTGCTGGCTTTGCAGAATATCAGTGGGAAATTTATGGAAATCAGTCGACTACAGATATTCGCCAACGTTCGATTCCTATGATGAAAGAAAACAATGTATCTGTAGATAAATTGGTTGAAACAGCTTGGGTTACTTGGAAACGCCCATGTGAAGAGTATTTCGATATGTTAGTTCCTAATGCTTATGAAGCAGAATGGGCTGATTTGGCTCATAAGAAATCAAATGATGCGTGGGAAGTCAAAGACTCTTTGGGAAAAGCTGCTATATTGACATTTGATTTTAAAGAACAATCTGTTGGATGGCCTTATTTTACCATTGATGCTCCTGAAGGCACTATAGTAGAACTATTGGTACATGAGGCTCATCAACCGGGAGGACCTGTATTGTTGAATTCTCATTTTAATGCATGGAGCCGTTTTGTATGTAAAGAAGGAATTAATCATTTTGAAACTTTTGATTTTGAATCTTTACGTTGGTTACAACTTCATATTCGTAATAATTCAAGGTCTGTGACTGTTAGTAACGTTGGTATGCGACGCAGGCAGTACAATTTCCCTGTAGTTCCTCAGATTCATATGAAGGATGGTAAATTACAGAGATTGATGGATGCTGCGGTAAATACACTCTATAATTCAGCCCAAGAAACAGTTGTAGACGGTATGGCACGCGAACGTCAGCAATATAGTGGCGACGGAAGTCATCAGCTGCATGCTTTATACCAAGCTTTTGGAGAAAGTAGATTGCCTAAACGATTTATCCATACCTTTAGTCAAGGTATGACATTGGATGGTTACTTTTTGGATTGTTGGCCTGCTTTCGACCGTTTGGCGCGTATTATAGAACGTCAAATGCAGTTGACGGATTGGGGACCCATATTAGATCATGGTGTAGGCTTCTGTTTCGAGAATTATCATTATTATCAGTATACAGGTGATTTGGACGGGTTGAAGGAGTCTTATCCACGTTTATTGCGCTTCTTTGATTATCTAAAAGAGTTACGGGGCAATGATAAATTGTTGCCGGTTGAGAATATTGGTATTCCTTCAGTTTGGATTGATCATCAGGCATTCCGTCAACAGAAACATAAACAATGTGCTTTCAACTTGTATGTTTCGGCGATGTGTACGAGAGCATTGTTACCGTTATGTAATGCTTTTGGTGATGTAAATAAGTCTCGCGAGGTGAAAGAGTTTGGAGACTCTTTGTTGAAAGAAACGGTAGCGGCATTCTGGTCTTCTGATCAAAAAGCATTTGTTGATAACTTGCCTTGGGTAAGCGAAGATCAGGGTCAAACATACTATAGTGATAGGACATTAGCGTTGGCTATCCTTTTTGATATGTGTCCTAATGATGATGATACAGCGTGTGTCCGTTTGTTAGCTGATAAAAATAAGATAGGCGTTTCATATCCTTGTAATGCAATATGGGCTATGTGGGCGTTGGCTAAAGCCAATCGTATGGATATAATACTGAAGGATATGCGTGAATTGTGGGCTACAATGCCGTCTGTGACTATCAACAATACAATTCAAGAGTTTTGGCAGACGGAACCCGATTCATGGTCGCAATGGAGTCATTGCGCTGTTGGTCCATTGATTATTCTGTATCAAGGAATTGCAGGAATACGTCCATTGAAACCCGGATATGAGGAGTGTATGATTTCGCCCCAATTAGGAGATTTGACTGATGTTGAATTGGAAGTCCAAACTCCGGCGGGTGGAATACATTTTAAGACAGAAGGAAAATATGGAAAGAGAACATTGTTGCTTGATATACCTGCGGGAATAAAGGCTGTATTGAATTTGGATAGTCGTGAGAATGTAAAGCTGAAACCTTTGATATCAAATGATTCAGTAAAAGGCAAAAAGCAATATGAACTTATCGGAGGAAAAACTTATAAACTGAATTTGAAGTATATGTAA
- a CDS encoding glycoside hydrolase 5 family protein, whose amino-acid sequence MHRFRFLILFFSFVLVLHSCSNTEDKFVRINNSHFEVNGKPYYFVGTNFWYGAILASQGEGGDRERLVQELDYLDSIGINNLRILIGADGQDGTLTKVMPTLQKLPGVYNDTIFDGLDFLLAEMGKREMYAVLYFTNSWEWSGGYGQYLEWTGHGVAPIPSKDGWNTYIDYVSQYATCDECTELLKKHITNVVNRVNSYTGEKYIDDPTIFSWQICNEPHAFGDENKEAFENWMTEVAKHIRSLDPNHLISSGSEGIAGSEFDKSLYERIHTKSDIDYFTLHIWPLNWGWVDGSNMKDSLELCIERTNKYIAEHIELGVKHQRPVVIEEFGMPRDGRKYQLDVPTECRDRYMENVFEQVVLSSRNQGVLAGCNFWAWGGLGRPHSEHIYWQPGDAYLGDPAQEEQGLNSVFDTDSTIQLILKYTNKIVKE is encoded by the coding sequence ATGCATCGTTTTAGATTTTTAATATTATTCTTTTCTTTTGTACTGGTTCTTCATTCGTGCTCTAACACTGAAGATAAATTTGTTAGAATCAACAACTCTCATTTTGAAGTGAATGGTAAGCCCTATTATTTTGTCGGTACAAATTTCTGGTATGGGGCAATTTTGGCTTCTCAGGGTGAAGGAGGCGATAGAGAGCGTTTGGTTCAAGAATTAGATTATTTAGATTCTATTGGAATAAATAATTTACGTATATTAATCGGAGCCGATGGACAAGACGGAACACTGACCAAAGTGATGCCAACTTTGCAAAAGTTACCGGGTGTTTATAATGATACTATTTTTGATGGTTTGGATTTCCTTTTGGCAGAAATGGGAAAAAGGGAGATGTACGCTGTCTTGTATTTTACAAATAGCTGGGAATGGAGTGGAGGCTATGGACAATATTTGGAATGGACCGGACATGGAGTGGCTCCTATACCATCTAAAGATGGCTGGAATACATATATTGATTATGTATCGCAATATGCAACTTGTGACGAATGCACTGAGTTGCTGAAAAAGCATATAACAAATGTTGTAAATAGGGTTAATTCTTATACAGGTGAAAAATATATAGATGATCCTACGATTTTCTCATGGCAAATTTGCAATGAACCACATGCATTTGGTGATGAGAATAAAGAAGCGTTTGAGAATTGGATGACAGAAGTGGCGAAACACATACGCTCTTTGGACCCCAATCATTTGATTTCTTCCGGTTCTGAAGGTATTGCAGGATCTGAATTTGATAAATCTCTTTATGAACGTATTCATACAAAATCGGATATTGATTATTTCACATTGCACATTTGGCCGCTCAACTGGGGATGGGTTGACGGAAGTAATATGAAAGACTCATTGGAGTTGTGCATTGAGCGGACCAATAAATATATAGCGGAGCATATTGAACTGGGTGTCAAGCACCAGAGACCGGTTGTTATTGAGGAGTTTGGAATGCCTCGTGACGGACGTAAGTATCAGTTGGATGTTCCAACAGAATGCCGTGATAGATATATGGAGAATGTGTTTGAGCAAGTGGTACTTAGTAGCCGTAATCAAGGAGTGTTGGCAGGTTGCAATTTCTGGGCATGGGGAGGACTTGGAAGACCTCATTCGGAACATATTTATTGGCAACCCGGAGATGCCTATTTGGGTGATCCGGCTCAAGAGGAACAAGGGTTAAACTCTGTTTTTGATACAGACTCCACTATACAATTAATATTGAAATATACTAATAAAATCGTGAAAGAGTAA
- a CDS encoding RagB/SusD family nutrient uptake outer membrane protein translates to MKIRLLIALLIASVTITSCNDFLTEKEYDFIGPGLVGDSEDSKEYWLNGVYSTFNSGEYFLYGAFEQMWELDSDDVTGPAWAMSGIGAGVFTEFWGYNVTWTGPYNIIHRANQALLRVAEMGSLSEESKNDALGQLYFLRAFAYFQLVRAYGPCPIHETSVSEGDEPHKPRAAVSEVYAQIIKDLKMAETLMFSMKSQEHKPGRPASGAASLLLAKVYLTMASGAAPAGTEVTVLGGPAFKDENGTRVKIAKPAPITYAKSVVAGYEVFDSQEYFKLAKEKAYEVIQSGDYELFKTWGEIWKIENRNTKEHMFSLQSLSSDSSLGNSLAYNFIGLMNLTTMHRKEGGWFGLRSHWYELFEEQDARILEGVVHRWTGDPELETGQYRYYPEKHKDKVEAEDPTYGYKKEDVYFDFDQNAIARLTKFFCTSDPTQRYGDFPYPWLRYAEAFLIFAEAENELNGPTSDAYAELNKIRRRSNASDAPANMNKTEFRSFVLEERRRELALEGNRRWDLVRWGIYLPVMNDIDIDENNVIKRRESRSLLFPIPVGEIDSNDAILENNPGW, encoded by the coding sequence ATGAAGATCAGATTGTTAATAGCTTTGTTAATAGCCTCTGTTACTATTACTTCGTGTAATGACTTTTTAACAGAAAAGGAATATGATTTTATAGGTCCCGGTCTTGTCGGCGATTCAGAAGATTCAAAAGAATATTGGTTAAATGGAGTGTATTCAACATTTAATTCCGGAGAGTACTTCTTATATGGCGCGTTTGAACAGATGTGGGAATTGGATAGTGATGATGTGACGGGACCGGCTTGGGCGATGTCCGGTATTGGAGCTGGAGTTTTTACTGAGTTTTGGGGATATAATGTAACATGGACAGGACCTTATAATATTATCCATCGTGCAAATCAAGCCCTGCTTAGAGTAGCTGAAATGGGTTCATTGTCAGAAGAATCTAAGAATGATGCGCTTGGACAGTTATATTTTCTGCGGGCATTTGCTTATTTCCAGTTGGTAAGAGCTTATGGACCGTGCCCTATTCATGAAACGTCTGTATCTGAAGGAGATGAACCTCACAAACCTCGTGCAGCGGTATCAGAAGTGTATGCTCAGATTATAAAAGATTTGAAAATGGCAGAGACTCTTATGTTTTCTATGAAGTCTCAGGAACATAAACCGGGTCGTCCTGCCAGTGGTGCTGCCAGTTTGCTGTTAGCAAAAGTTTATCTGACTATGGCATCGGGGGCTGCTCCGGCCGGAACGGAAGTTACAGTATTGGGAGGACCTGCGTTTAAGGATGAAAATGGAACACGTGTGAAAATTGCGAAGCCGGCTCCGATTACTTATGCTAAAAGTGTAGTTGCCGGTTATGAGGTTTTTGATTCTCAAGAGTATTTTAAGTTAGCCAAAGAGAAAGCTTATGAAGTAATTCAGAGTGGCGATTATGAGTTGTTTAAAACTTGGGGTGAAATCTGGAAAATCGAGAACCGTAATACGAAAGAACATATGTTCTCTTTACAGTCTCTTTCAAGCGATTCATCATTAGGCAATTCGTTGGCATATAATTTTATTGGGCTAATGAATCTTACTACAATGCACCGTAAGGAAGGTGGATGGTTTGGCTTGCGTTCACATTGGTATGAATTGTTCGAAGAGCAGGATGCCAGAATATTGGAAGGTGTTGTTCATAGATGGACCGGTGATCCGGAGTTGGAAACAGGACAATACCGTTATTATCCGGAAAAGCATAAAGATAAAGTTGAAGCAGAAGATCCGACTTATGGATATAAAAAGGAGGATGTATATTTTGATTTTGATCAAAATGCTATTGCAAGATTGACAAAATTCTTCTGTACATCAGATCCGACTCAAAGATATGGAGATTTCCCTTATCCGTGGTTGCGTTATGCTGAGGCTTTCCTGATTTTTGCTGAAGCTGAAAATGAATTGAATGGTCCGACTTCAGATGCTTATGCTGAATTAAATAAAATTCGGAGACGTAGCAATGCTTCGGATGCACCGGCAAATATGAATAAAACGGAATTTCGTTCATTCGTATTGGAAGAGCGTCGTAGAGAATTGGCATTGGAAGGTAACCGACGTTGGGATTTGGTTCGTTGGGGAATCTATTTGCCTGTAATGAATGATATCGATATCGATGAGAACAATGTGATAAAGCGTCGTGAAAGTAGAAGTTTGTTATTCCCTATTCCTGTAGGTGAAATAGATTCAAACGATGCGATATTGGAGAATAATCCTGGGTGGTAA
- a CDS encoding glycan-binding surface protein: MKSKFCSFMILCALLFVACDNDTDNMAQPQVMKITSTTDLETSLSACNLGDWVVVHGEGLDNVTSINVNGVELNIRDVFREANRITLQIPRELPEGEPTNKIRVNVAGLVAETDLAVSIPDLIVTGLDNEWAVAGETVKVCGNNFDLYDVTADAGEVFFGDVKAEITETQATFVTVVVPNGVSNKSQIKVVSKKSTVIAPVLYRDDTNLFEGFEGGFGWAGTDNLVTDGSREGDIAPCNGKYFYMNEVLHANWYIFIANAVMWPKEMWENPENWCMKFEMFTQKPFSGNYFQFDQTHYLWKPEEHGVTNTHGKWQTMVLEMTDVLFEGYTQNPEAAFLFQISLHGGNAETVDIGLDNFRLYRKN, encoded by the coding sequence ATGAAAAGTAAATTTTGTTCTTTTATGATACTTTGTGCACTATTGTTTGTAGCTTGCGATAATGATACAGACAATATGGCTCAACCTCAGGTAATGAAAATTACTTCAACTACAGATTTAGAGACATCGTTGAGTGCTTGTAACTTAGGCGACTGGGTAGTTGTTCATGGTGAGGGGTTGGATAATGTTACTTCAATCAATGTGAACGGAGTAGAACTTAATATTAGAGATGTCTTTCGGGAAGCGAATCGGATAACGCTGCAAATTCCTCGTGAACTTCCTGAAGGAGAACCTACAAATAAGATTAGAGTAAATGTTGCGGGCCTTGTTGCAGAAACTGACCTTGCTGTGTCAATTCCGGATTTAATTGTTACAGGTTTGGACAATGAATGGGCAGTTGCCGGGGAGACGGTGAAAGTGTGTGGTAACAACTTTGATTTATATGATGTGACGGCAGATGCTGGAGAGGTGTTCTTTGGTGATGTCAAAGCTGAAATTACTGAAACGCAAGCCACTTTTGTAACAGTAGTAGTACCTAATGGAGTATCGAATAAAAGCCAGATTAAAGTGGTAAGTAAAAAATCAACTGTAATTGCTCCTGTGCTATACCGCGATGATACTAATCTTTTTGAAGGTTTTGAAGGTGGATTTGGTTGGGCTGGAACGGACAACTTGGTTACAGATGGAAGTCGTGAAGGCGATATTGCACCTTGTAATGGTAAGTATTTTTATATGAATGAAGTTCTTCATGCCAATTGGTATATTTTTATAGCTAATGCAGTTATGTGGCCTAAGGAAATGTGGGAAAATCCTGAAAATTGGTGCATGAAGTTTGAAATGTTTACACAAAAACCTTTCAGTGGCAACTACTTCCAATTTGATCAAACTCATTATCTGTGGAAACCAGAAGAGCATGGAGTAACTAATACTCATGGTAAGTGGCAAACAATGGTTTTAGAGATGACCGATGTTCTATTTGAAGGGTATACTCAAAATCCGGAAGCTGCTTTCTTATTCCAAATATCTCTTCATGGAGGAAATGCGGAAACAGTGGACATAGGACTTGATAATTTCCGCTTATATAGAAAAAATTAA